A stretch of the Uranotaenia lowii strain MFRU-FL chromosome 3, ASM2978415v1, whole genome shotgun sequence genome encodes the following:
- the LOC129756614 gene encoding apoptosis-inducing factor 3-like produces MGCRSSKSITLKTVVSGPESVPPDEGFVDGVVCNDADIGEDEMKAVDLDGSKVLLVRQRGKLTAIGNKCSHYGVSLASGALGDGRVRCPWHGACFNVETGDIEDFPGLDSLPCFQVSVVKGKVRVRAKRSELTTGKRTKPMVGRLAGDNRTFVVIGGGPSGAACVETLRQEGFTGRIVMINKEPYLPYDRIAVSKAMDFEVDKKLLRRQAFYDEHAIETVLGVEASSMNVEIREIGLSNGSRISFDKVYIATGSRAKKVPIEGADLANVCVMQTYQDSKHVSAQLGENKHVVILGSSFIALEAASYCVNKVAKVTVIARGSIPLKDSFGPQIGQRILEWFKEKNVAFVLNSGLKRCIDDGNGKLESVELIDGSTLKADLCIMGVGSALYTDFLKGSGVKLDSNGAVYTDYHQETNIPGVYAGGDIAHSPLFCDQNISATLGHFGLAQYHAKIAALNMVDKPTVARSVPFFWTTLFGKSFRYAGHLPKLQDVLIEGDLQEFRFVAFYFDENDHVKGMSSCGWDPVVAQFAELLSQGRTLHRDQLKEDRFSWTKTISCADRLIN; encoded by the coding sequence ATGGGTTGTCGCTCGTCAAAGTCAATCACTCTCAAAACTGTCGTCTCCGGTCCCGAGTCGGTGCCACCGGATGAAGGTTTCGTTGATGGGGTTGTGTGTAATGATGCGGACATCGGCGAGGATGAGATGAAAGCTGTGGACCTGGATGGGTCGAAGGTGTTGCTGGTTCGACAGCGGGGTAAACTGACGGCCATAGGGAACAAGTGTTCGCACTACGGCGTATCGTTGGCTAGCGGGGCACTTGGCGATGGACGAGTTCGATGTCCCTGGCACGGGGCCTGTTTCAACGTGGAAACCGGGGATATTGAAGACTTTCCGGGGTTGGATTCGCTCCCTTGCTTCCAGGTTTCGGTGGTTAAGGGGAAGGTGCGTGTTCGAGCGAAGCGATCCGAACTGACCACGGGCAAACGAACGAAGCCGATGGTCGGTAGACTAGCTGGGGATAATCGGACGTTTGTGGTCATTGGTGGTGGACCCTCGGGTGCGGCTTGCGTTGAAACGTTGAGGCAAGAAGGTTTTACCGGACGAATTGTGATGATCAACAAGGAACCGTATCTGCCTTATGATCGTATAGCTGTGAGTAAGGCTATGGACTTTGAGGTGGATAAAAAGCTGCTGAGAAGGCAAGCGTTCTACGATGAACACGCTATAGAGACTGTATTGGGGGTCGAGGCAAGTTCCATGAACGTTGAAATCAGAGAGATTGGATTGAGCAATGGGAGTAGAATCTCTTTCGATAAGGTCTACATTGCGACTGGATCCAGAGCTAAGAAAGTTCCGATTGAGGGAGCTGATCTCGCAAATGTTTGTGTGATGCAAACCTATCAAGACTCGAAACACGTAAGTGCACAGCTTGGGGAGAATAAACATGTGGTCATCCTAGGCAGCAGCTTCATCGCTTTGGAGGCTGCCTCCTACTGTGTGAACAAAGTTGCCAAAGTGACAGTAATTGCTAGAGGTTCCATTCCTCTGAAGGATTCTTTTGGACCGCAGATCGGTCAAAGAATTTTGGAATGGTTCAAAGAGAAGAATGTAGCTTTTGTTTTGAACTCAGGCCTAAAACGCTGCATAGATGATGGCAATGGGAAACTCGAATCGGTAGAACTTATCGATGGATCTACTTTGAAGGCTGACTTGTGTATTATGGGTGTTGGATCCGCACTCTACACCGACTTCCTCAAAGGCTCCGGAGTCAAATTAGACTCAAACGGGGCTGTCTATACCGATTATCACCAGGAAACCAACATTCCCGGAGTCTACGCTGGAGGAGATATCGCACACTCACCCTTATTTTGCGATCAAAACATATCGGCCACCCTTGGACACTTTGGACTAGCTCAATACCACGCCAAAATTGCTGCTTTAAATATGGTTGATAAACCGACAGTCGCCAGATCGGTCCCTTTCTTTTGGACGACCCTTTTCGGCAAAAGCTTCCGATACGCTGGTCATCTCCCTAAGCTTCAAGACGTACTCATCGAGGGTGATCTGCAGGAGTTCCGCTTTGTAGCGTTCTATTTCGATGAGAATGATCACGTTAAAGGGATGTCTTCCTGCGGATGGGATCCAGTTGTAGCTCAGTTTGCGGAGTTGCTATCCCAAGGTCGGACGCTGCACCGAGATCAATTGAAGGAGGATCGTTTCTCCTGGACCAAAACGATTAGCTGTGCCGATAGGTTGATCAATTAG